A single region of the Sulfurimonas sp. genome encodes:
- a CDS encoding DNA polymerase IV: MKIHIDIDCFFVSAIRTIDPSLEHKAVAIGGRSDTKIFDNEAKNQTVNLENSGSFVPTFYKAYEAKDDDLNAFRDSDGKIRGILTTSSYEARSYGVKTAMRIEDALRLCPHLIIKAPNMSLYQKLSHKLHEFLQTKIPLIEQASIDEFYGDLSGWIEDEDVEEFIDNLRHEIKKEINLPVSIGAAKTRYIAKMATSYAKPFGCKLINKHNFDKIINPIKVEDFAGIGRSMSKRLKDAQIHTLGELRKRRGTLESWGPYAKELYKRVEGLSDAPIQTKHERKSIGISRTIEPVYDRVELRRRVHILARHLNFAIQKLGVIPTVYHLGIRYEMNQKSHKNISLCERFTEKKFDSLCISLFNEADIHKRLCVIRLSINCSSFTQHSRKELSLINFADEEKMEKLTKQNQKLREKYGLDMLKWGSEL; this comes from the coding sequence ATGAAAATCCATATAGATATAGATTGTTTTTTTGTTAGTGCCATACGTACAATAGATCCCAGCCTTGAGCATAAAGCCGTAGCTATAGGCGGGAGAAGCGATACTAAAATATTTGACAATGAAGCTAAAAACCAAACCGTGAATTTAGAAAACTCAGGAAGCTTCGTACCAACTTTTTACAAAGCTTACGAGGCTAAAGATGATGACTTAAATGCCTTTAGAGATAGTGACGGAAAAATACGCGGTATCTTAACAACATCCAGCTATGAAGCACGCTCATACGGCGTTAAAACTGCTATGCGCATTGAGGATGCACTAAGGTTATGTCCACATCTGATCATCAAAGCACCAAACATGTCTTTATATCAAAAGTTATCACATAAATTGCATGAGTTTCTACAGACAAAGATCCCTTTGATAGAACAGGCAAGTATAGATGAGTTTTACGGTGATTTAAGTGGCTGGATAGAAGATGAGGATGTCGAAGAGTTTATAGATAATTTACGACATGAGATAAAAAAAGAGATTAATCTTCCGGTATCTATAGGTGCTGCAAAAACTCGTTATATTGCAAAGATGGCAACATCTTATGCAAAACCGTTTGGATGTAAACTTATAAATAAACATAATTTTGACAAAATTATAAATCCTATAAAAGTGGAAGACTTTGCAGGTATAGGCAGAAGCATGTCTAAACGATTAAAAGATGCACAGATCCATACACTAGGTGAATTGCGTAAACGCCGCGGCACATTAGAAAGCTGGGGACCTTATGCGAAAGAGCTTTACAAACGTGTAGAAGGTTTAAGTGATGCCCCTATACAAACAAAGCATGAAAGAAAAAGCATAGGAATTTCACGCACTATTGAGCCTGTTTATGACAGGGTTGAGCTTAGACGCCGCGTACATATACTTGCCCGTCATCTAAATTTCGCCATTCAAAAACTCGGTGTTATACCGACTGTTTATCACCTTGGAATAAGGTATGAAATGAATCAAAAATCTCATAAGAACATATCTTTATGTGAGCGTTTTACTGAGAAAAAATTTGATTCTCTTTGTATATCTTTGTTTAACGAAGCAGATATACACAAACGGCTTTGTGTCATAAGACTTAGTATAAACTGTTCAAGCTTTACACAGCACTCCAGAAAGGAGCTATCACTCATAAATTTTGCGGATGAGGAAAAAATGGAGAAACTTACAAAACAAAATCAAAAACTAAGAGAAAAATATGGACTTGATATGTTAAAATGGGGTAGTGAATTATAA
- a CDS encoding Spy/CpxP family protein refolding chaperone gives MRLLIVFLLVISPIFADHDEYDEYERQEYHLPLDVSYLNLNNDQYKQIKHIVKKFKHEHKEFHEESEKIRKKISKLFLSEKFDRDEFVRLSNNLKNLSVEIQADFFVKVHRLLTPKQKKRFVKYMQEWEVE, from the coding sequence ATGAGATTATTAATTGTTTTTTTGTTAGTTATATCACCTATTTTTGCAGATCATGATGAGTATGATGAATATGAACGTCAAGAGTATCATCTACCTTTGGATGTTAGCTATCTAAATCTAAATAATGATCAATACAAACAGATCAAACATATAGTGAAAAAATTTAAACATGAGCATAAAGAGTTTCATGAAGAGAGTGAAAAAATTAGAAAAAAAATCTCAAAGCTTTTCTTATCAGAGAAATTTGACAGAGATGAGTTTGTTAGGTTAAGTAACAATCTCAAAAATTTATCTGTCGAGATACAAGCTGATTTTTTTGTCAAAGTTCACAGATTACTTACTCCAAAACAAAAGAAGCGTTTTGTAAAGTATATGCAGGAGTGGGAAGTTGAGTAA
- a CDS encoding TIGR01212 family radical SAM protein (This family includes YhcC from E. coli K-12, an uncharacterized radical SAM protein.) — MQQQIYTFGNYLKDKFSTKVYKVGINISGFTCPNIDGTVAKGGCTFCENDSFSASTGETKELKGFHLNLDSKENPYLEKQLAQLESQFNAISKRQQKEYGAEKFLVYFQSFTNTYAPFPTLKALYDKALSFENVVGLSIGTRSDSITDETLEYLAELNKTKEIWIEFGIQSIYDETLDRINRGHSSANVKEWILKSKNAGLNVCGHLIFGLPGEDKKMMLETAKEAYEWGIDSVKYHPLYVVKKTALANEYTRGDFTPISEVDYLDVLVQALVMKPSNVSVQRITAGIDDDSLLAPEWCRNKNNQVKNINKALKMIGLKY, encoded by the coding sequence ATGCAACAACAAATCTATACATTTGGAAACTATCTAAAAGATAAGTTTTCAACCAAAGTATATAAAGTCGGTATTAATATTTCCGGCTTCACTTGCCCAAATATTGACGGAACCGTTGCAAAAGGTGGATGCACCTTTTGTGAGAATGACTCTTTTAGTGCATCTACAGGTGAGACGAAAGAGTTAAAAGGTTTTCATCTTAATCTTGACTCTAAAGAAAATCCATATTTAGAAAAACAACTAGCTCAGCTTGAATCTCAATTTAACGCTATTAGCAAAAGGCAACAAAAAGAGTACGGAGCTGAAAAGTTTTTAGTATATTTTCAATCATTTACAAACACATATGCACCATTTCCTACTCTAAAAGCTCTTTATGATAAAGCCTTGTCATTTGAGAATGTTGTAGGTCTAAGCATAGGTACCAGAAGTGATTCAATTACGGATGAGACATTAGAGTATTTAGCTGAACTAAATAAAACAAAAGAGATCTGGATAGAGTTTGGAATCCAGTCTATATATGATGAGACACTAGATCGCATAAACCGCGGTCACAGCAGTGCAAACGTAAAAGAGTGGATTTTAAAGTCTAAAAATGCAGGTCTTAACGTATGTGGTCACCTGATTTTCGGACTTCCTGGTGAAGATAAAAAGATGATGCTTGAAACGGCAAAAGAAGCGTATGAATGGGGAATAGATTCCGTAAAATACCATCCTCTATATGTTGTAAAAAAAACAGCTCTGGCAAACGAATACACTCGAGGAGACTTTACACCGATCAGTGAAGTAGATTATTTGGATGTATTAGTTCAAGCCCTTGTAATGAAACCTTCAAATGTAAGTGTTCAAAGAATAACTGCCGGAATAGACGATGATTCACTACTTGCACCTGAGTGGTGCCGTAATAAAAACAACCAAGTAAAAAATATAAATAAAGCACTAAAAATGATAGGGTTAAAATACTAA
- a CDS encoding ArsS family sensor histidine kinase: MSIFKKITILFLISLSLMIVIGYKMDSINTTRIEALITQKYLQDAKEIFVLLATSNPNQIENKLRTLNLTKVDTSYNKKTELILKQIHSFGKLQILKTTDNKYILFIQYMDDTILLIDYKLQKSFQEQWLLNILVVFDIIVLIAIFLIILKILAPLKELISKMKNFANGNYFGQIEVKSNDEIGNAAATYNMMAQNIQNLITSREEFLRDISHELKTPISKGFFATETLEDSESKTIIQKSFSELERLSAELLEIEKLHAVDEVNQERFKVETLILEALSRLILEDESKISIDIKENFFIDGDLNYLSLALKNLIDNAIKYTTTYPVYITADESKVTVKNKGDKLVNDISYYLEAFTQEENSRSSKGYGLGLNIVKKIIDKHKIKLSYIYKDGSHLFSLDFK; the protein is encoded by the coding sequence ATGTCTATTTTCAAAAAAATCACCATTCTTTTTCTGATCAGCCTATCTCTTATGATTGTAATCGGTTATAAAATGGATAGTATAAATACCACTAGGATTGAAGCTCTTATTACACAAAAGTATCTTCAAGATGCAAAGGAGATATTTGTACTTCTAGCAACTTCAAATCCGAATCAGATAGAGAATAAACTTAGAACTTTAAATCTAACCAAAGTAGATACTTCTTATAATAAAAAAACGGAACTGATCTTAAAGCAGATCCATTCATTCGGTAAACTTCAAATTTTAAAAACAACAGATAATAAGTACATTTTATTTATACAATATATGGACGATACCATTTTACTTATTGATTATAAACTTCAAAAAAGTTTTCAAGAACAGTGGCTTCTTAATATACTAGTTGTATTTGACATAATAGTACTCATTGCTATTTTTTTAATTATTTTAAAAATATTAGCACCTTTAAAAGAGTTGATCAGCAAAATGAAAAATTTTGCTAATGGAAACTATTTTGGCCAAATAGAGGTTAAAAGTAATGATGAGATCGGTAATGCAGCCGCTACATATAATATGATGGCACAAAATATACAAAATTTAATAACTTCAAGAGAAGAGTTTTTGAGAGATATAAGCCATGAGTTAAAAACACCTATATCAAAAGGTTTTTTCGCTACTGAAACTCTTGAAGATTCTGAATCAAAAACTATTATTCAAAAATCGTTTAGTGAATTAGAGCGTTTAAGTGCAGAGCTTTTAGAGATAGAAAAACTTCATGCGGTAGATGAGGTAAATCAAGAAAGATTTAAAGTTGAGACATTGATTTTAGAGGCACTTTCAAGACTTATTTTAGAAGACGAATCAAAAATAAGTATAGATATTAAAGAGAATTTTTTTATAGATGGTGATTTAAATTATCTATCATTGGCACTAAAAAACCTTATCGATAATGCTATAAAATATACTACAACATATCCGGTATATATAACTGCTGATGAAAGTAAGGTAACAGTTAAAAATAAAGGTGATAAGTTGGTAAATGATATATCGTACTATCTTGAAGCTTTCACCCAGGAAGAAAACTCAAGGTCATCAAAAGGTTATGGTCTTGGGTTAAATATTGTAAAAAAGATTATAGATAAACACAAGATAAAATTATCTTACATTTATAAAGATGGATCTCATCTGTTTTCACTGGATTTTAAATAG
- the purF gene encoding amidophosphoribosyltransferase — MLENVNEKCAVVGVFGHEEASKLAYFSLHSLQHRGQEAAGISSADDKKLHTIKKRGLVTRVFDEQKLKTLSGSSAIGHTRYSTAGDDSILDAQPVFARYDLGEMAIVHNGNLTNAKEVRDDLIKQGAIFQTYMDTENLIHLIAKSSKEKLLDRIIDAVQRIEGAFSLVFLSRTKMFAMRDRHGFRPLSLGRLQNGGYIVASETCAFDLVGAEFIRDVEPGELLIFSEGKEPKSIKVFEPTPKHCIFEYVYFARPDSNVFGKSVYNARKEMGKELARVKPVEADLVIPVPDGGVPAAIGYAQESGIPYEMGIMRNHYVGRTFIEPTQEMRDLKVKMKLSPMVDLIKGKRVIVIDDSIVRGTTSLRIVKMLKEAGASEVHMRVSSPPTTDPCFYGVDTPDKENLIAANMSEDAICEYIQADSLAYIDEAALLRSVGAKEGDEHYCTACFTGKYIV, encoded by the coding sequence TTGCTTGAAAATGTAAACGAAAAGTGTGCTGTTGTAGGTGTATTTGGTCATGAGGAAGCTTCAAAACTTGCTTACTTCTCACTCCATTCACTACAACACCGTGGTCAGGAAGCCGCTGGAATCTCTTCAGCTGATGATAAAAAACTACATACAATCAAAAAAAGAGGTTTAGTTACACGTGTTTTTGATGAGCAAAAACTAAAAACTTTAAGTGGTTCTTCTGCTATAGGACATACTCGTTACTCTACTGCAGGTGATGACTCGATCTTAGATGCACAACCTGTTTTTGCAAGATATGATTTAGGTGAAATGGCAATTGTTCATAATGGTAACCTTACAAATGCAAAAGAGGTTCGTGATGATCTGATCAAGCAAGGTGCAATATTTCAGACATATATGGATACTGAAAACCTTATTCACCTGATCGCAAAAAGCTCAAAAGAGAAACTTCTTGATCGTATTATAGATGCTGTTCAAAGAATAGAGGGTGCATTTTCTTTAGTATTTTTAAGTCGTACTAAAATGTTTGCAATGCGTGATCGTCACGGTTTTCGTCCTCTAAGCCTTGGACGTTTACAGAATGGTGGTTACATAGTAGCTAGTGAAACTTGTGCATTTGATTTAGTTGGTGCAGAGTTTATTCGTGATGTTGAACCAGGTGAACTGCTTATATTCTCAGAGGGAAAAGAGCCAAAAAGCATCAAAGTTTTTGAGCCAACTCCTAAGCACTGTATATTTGAGTATGTGTATTTTGCAAGACCTGATTCAAATGTATTTGGTAAAAGCGTATACAACGCAAGAAAAGAGATGGGTAAAGAGTTAGCTCGCGTTAAACCTGTTGAAGCTGACCTTGTTATTCCTGTACCTGATGGTGGTGTACCTGCTGCTATCGGATATGCTCAAGAGAGCGGCATCCCTTATGAAATGGGTATTATGCGTAACCACTATGTGGGACGTACATTTATTGAGCCAACTCAAGAGATGCGTGATCTAAAAGTTAAAATGAAACTATCACCTATGGTTGATTTGATCAAAGGAAAACGTGTAATAGTAATCGATGACTCAATAGTTCGCGGAACTACATCTCTTAGAATTGTAAAAATGTTAAAAGAAGCAGGTGCAAGTGAAGTTCATATGCGTGTATCTTCTCCACCAACAACTGATCCGTGTTTTTACGGTGTTGACACACCTGATAAAGAAAACCTGATCGCTGCAAATATGAGTGAAGATGCTATATGCGAATATATTCAAGCTGACTCTTTAGCATATATAGATGAAGCTGCACTACTAAGAAGTGTTGGTGCTAAAGAGGGTGATGAGCACTATTGTACAGCTTGTTTTACAGGCAAATATATTGTTTAA
- a CDS encoding response regulator transcription factor — MSKKVLLIEDDLQMQTLISNYLKNYDFETVVYTNPKDAIESILVQKEPFDIVILDLMLPEMDGFDVAKAIKEKLDIPIIISSARGDIGNKIYGYELGVDDYLEKPYEPRELVLRIEAVLSRYNKSSSLKISDFVVDEKAYSVSMDGYPIEFTKIEFEIFIFLIKNRGKNVSREQIINATTLEYDTKARTIDTHISNIRHKIGDDAKEAQYIKSVWGIGYKFIG, encoded by the coding sequence TTGAGTAAAAAAGTATTACTAATTGAAGACGATTTACAAATGCAAACTTTAATAAGTAACTATCTGAAAAACTATGATTTTGAAACTGTTGTATATACTAATCCTAAAGATGCAATTGAGTCCATCTTGGTTCAAAAAGAGCCTTTTGATATTGTAATTCTTGATTTGATGCTCCCTGAAATGGATGGCTTTGATGTAGCAAAAGCTATAAAAGAGAAACTCGATATACCCATAATTATTTCTTCTGCAAGAGGTGATATTGGAAATAAAATATACGGCTATGAACTTGGTGTTGATGACTATTTGGAAAAGCCGTATGAACCAAGAGAATTGGTACTTAGAATAGAAGCGGTACTTAGCCGTTATAACAAAAGCAGCAGTTTAAAAATTTCAGATTTTGTAGTAGATGAAAAAGCTTATAGTGTGTCGATGGACGGTTATCCTATAGAATTTACTAAAATAGAATTTGAAATTTTTATTTTCTTGATTAAAAATAGAGGAAAAAATGTCTCAAGAGAGCAGATCATAAATGCAACTACATTAGAGTACGATACAAAAGCAAGAACCATAGATACCCATATAAGTAATATTCGTCATAAAATAGGAGATGATGCGAAAGAGGCTCAGTATATTAAGTCTGTCTGGGGTATTGGATATAAATTTATAGGATAA
- a CDS encoding J domain-containing protein, translating to MDIVLRNNLILITTGFETLNTSWMKEFLNCHSRGMLFLPKAVLVFRNETLKDVREDFLRELSRHHAEVHDYEHEFFLRSMLKYGTQPIRIELDKLEEPEVVKVNLYAYDKNTVLISLDYPNAWVLAYLRSQLEVYVEKGTDVSLVIDVSDHKAKARLERALNKRHILHYQIQYTYDNKFMSKLYSDFASYSFGDLCKDFEDDKNKKFYTILECPIGASQDALKKSYKKLAKVYHPDKIIHEAPHMVTHYKQKFQLLQEAYEALRIVS from the coding sequence ATGGATATAGTTTTACGTAATAACCTTATACTTATCACAACTGGATTTGAAACATTAAATACATCTTGGATGAAAGAGTTTTTAAATTGTCATTCACGCGGAATGCTTTTTTTACCAAAGGCTGTTTTGGTATTTAGAAATGAAACTTTAAAAGATGTACGCGAAGATTTTCTGCGTGAACTTTCACGTCACCATGCAGAGGTTCATGATTATGAGCATGAATTTTTCTTACGATCTATGTTGAAGTACGGTACTCAACCCATTAGAATTGAATTAGACAAGTTAGAAGAGCCGGAAGTTGTAAAAGTGAATCTTTATGCATACGATAAAAATACGGTTTTAATATCACTAGATTATCCAAATGCTTGGGTTTTAGCATATTTACGTTCACAACTGGAAGTTTATGTTGAGAAAGGGACAGATGTCTCTTTAGTAATTGATGTGAGTGATCATAAGGCAAAGGCTAGATTAGAGCGTGCTTTAAATAAAAGACACATACTACATTACCAAATTCAGTATACATACGATAATAAATTTATGAGTAAGTTATACAGTGATTTTGCTTCGTATAGTTTTGGAGATCTGTGTAAAGATTTTGAAGATGATAAAAACAAAAAATTCTATACTATTTTAGAATGTCCTATTGGTGCAAGCCAAGATGCACTCAAGAAAAGCTATAAAAAGTTAGCAAAGGTTTATCACCCTGATAAGATAATACACGAAGCACCGCATATGGTTACACATTATAAGCAGAAGTTCCAGCTTCTGCAAGAAGCGTATGAGGCTTTAAGAATAGTATCTTAA
- a CDS encoding DUF234 domain-containing protein → MLLEQFRSFYFKNYPDDMEQLIEYFAIFGGLDVELDTSMHITELIRLHIFENFDVLSRQVERITYSDPINIRLLKALAVGDRRIFSAFKRAGLNNSNGGAALKYLQERGVVEVEYSRETHPRELQDTKVKRELARHRISDKVLFTQPYLRFWFYFISPYRKEIELGEYDNFFEAFNEKQNQYTSLVFEELSELLLNYNLRDAQILSSGSYWDMNMEIDILTLTDNGSIYVAECKWTNHKVNKKELNKLQDKCEKLDIAPTQIILFSKRGFSKELAGMAGKDLALYKASDFEALLKSR, encoded by the coding sequence ATGCTTTTAGAACAGTTTCGTTCATTTTATTTTAAAAACTATCCTGATGACATGGAACAACTTATTGAATATTTTGCAATTTTCGGCGGACTTGATGTAGAACTTGACACATCTATGCATATAACTGAGCTTATACGCTTGCATATATTTGAGAATTTTGATGTATTATCAAGACAAGTTGAAAGAATTACCTATAGTGATCCAATAAATATTAGGCTTTTAAAAGCTTTGGCCGTAGGTGACAGAAGAATATTTTCCGCTTTTAAAAGAGCGGGACTTAACAACTCTAACGGCGGAGCTGCTTTAAAGTATCTTCAAGAGCGCGGTGTGGTAGAAGTTGAATATTCAAGAGAAACCCATCCAAGAGAGTTGCAAGATACTAAAGTGAAAAGGGAACTTGCACGTCATAGAATATCTGATAAGGTATTATTTACACAGCCGTACTTGCGTTTTTGGTTTTATTTTATATCTCCTTATAGAAAAGAGATAGAATTAGGGGAATATGATAATTTCTTCGAAGCATTTAATGAAAAACAAAATCAATATACATCTTTAGTTTTTGAAGAGTTATCGGAACTTCTTTTAAACTACAATCTTAGAGATGCACAAATACTCAGCAGCGGGAGTTACTGGGATATGAATATGGAGATAGATATACTGACACTTACAGATAACGGGAGTATATATGTAGCCGAGTGTAAATGGACAAACCACAAAGTGAACAAAAAAGAGCTAAACAAATTACAAGACAAATGTGAGAAACTGGATATTGCCCCAACTCAGATAATACTTTTTTCTAAACGCGGTTTTTCCAAAGAACTAGCTGGAATGGCAGGAAAAGATTTAGCACTTTATAAAGCAAGTGATTTTGAAGCGTTACTAAAAAGTAGATAG